One Bosea sp. 685 DNA segment encodes these proteins:
- a CDS encoding YaiI/YqxD family protein has protein sequence MTDHPKTIAIYVDADACPVKPEIYRVAERHRLKVFVVANSFMAVPREPWIERVIVSDGFDAADNWIAERVSRGSIVVTSDIPLADRCIKAGADVIGSTGKPFTEASIGMALATRDMMEDLRAMGAASGGPKPFSPKDRSAFLQALDLAIQRLKRAGLAG, from the coding sequence ATGACGGATCATCCCAAAACGATCGCCATCTATGTCGATGCCGATGCCTGCCCGGTGAAGCCGGAGATCTACCGCGTCGCCGAGCGCCATCGCCTGAAGGTCTTCGTCGTCGCCAACAGCTTCATGGCTGTGCCGCGAGAGCCCTGGATCGAGCGCGTCATCGTCTCGGACGGGTTCGACGCCGCCGACAACTGGATCGCCGAGCGCGTATCGCGCGGGTCGATCGTCGTCACCTCCGACATCCCGCTCGCCGATCGCTGCATCAAGGCCGGCGCCGACGTCATCGGCTCGACCGGCAAACCCTTCACCGAGGCCTCGATCGGCATGGCGCTGGCCACGCGCGACATGATGGAGGATTTGCGCGCGATGGGCGCGGCAAGCGGCGGGCCAAAACCCTTCTCGCCAAAGGACCGCTCTGCCTTCCTGCAGGCGCTCGATCTGGCGATCCAGCGCTTGAAGCGAGCGGGGCTTGCAGGGTAG
- a CDS encoding class I SAM-dependent methyltransferase yields the protein MTSIPSPGHSAVAAYLAQGYDSVVGMSSRFAAAICARLLRLQTEMGVGGSLAEIGAFEGRFFIALVHALEPGELAVALDIFSWPDDGVKDRFEANCLKHGIGPERRVTVKGDSGTMTPAELMGHAGGSHFRFIHIDGEHSRAALAKDLALATACLTEGGLIVLDDMLHPGYPTLMVTVQAYLEANPEIVPLCVIDRETIVGATKFVLCERAWFERYQERLLAIFEAFIWPLGADFEPHWCLVLSQDTRLAEIT from the coding sequence ATGACGAGCATTCCCTCTCCCGGGCATTCCGCTGTCGCTGCCTATCTCGCGCAGGGCTATGACAGCGTCGTCGGCATGTCCTCGCGCTTTGCCGCCGCGATCTGCGCGCGGCTGCTGCGGCTCCAGACGGAAATGGGCGTGGGCGGGTCGCTCGCCGAGATCGGCGCTTTTGAGGGCCGCTTCTTCATTGCGCTGGTGCACGCGCTGGAGCCCGGTGAGCTGGCGGTCGCGCTCGACATCTTCTCCTGGCCCGATGACGGGGTGAAGGACCGCTTCGAGGCCAATTGCCTGAAGCATGGCATCGGGCCCGAGCGGCGCGTTACCGTGAAGGGCGACAGCGGCACGATGACACCGGCCGAGCTGATGGGCCATGCCGGCGGATCGCATTTCCGCTTCATCCATATCGACGGCGAGCATTCGCGCGCGGCGCTGGCCAAGGATCTCGCGCTCGCCACGGCCTGCCTCACTGAGGGCGGGCTGATCGTGCTCGACGATATGCTGCATCCGGGCTACCCGACCTTGATGGTGACGGTGCAGGCCTATCTCGAGGCCAATCCGGAGATCGTGCCGCTCTGCGTGATCGACCGTGAGACCATCGTCGGCGCGACCAAATTCGTGCTCTGCGAGAGGGCCTGGTTCGAGCGCTACCAGGAGCGGCTGCTTGCGATCTTCGAGGCTTTCATCTGGCCGCTGGGCGCCGATTTCGAGCCGCATTGGTGCCTGGTGCTGTCGCAGGACACAAGGCTGGCGGAGATCACCTGA
- the ffh gene encoding signal recognition particle protein: MFGTLSDRLSGILSGLTRRGSLTEEDVNAALREVRKALLEADVALEVVRSFTEKVRERAVGAEVLKSVTPGQQVIKIVNDALIDMLGGEGEGITLDAVPPVPILMVGLQGSGKTTSTAKIAKRLTDRNKKRVLMASLDTRRPAAMEQLAILGKQVGVETLPIVAGQSAVQIARRAIEAGKLGGYDVVMLDTAGRVTLDDTLMAEVAEVKAATNPHEVLLVADALTGQDAVNTARAFDARVGLTGIVLTRMDGDGRGGAALSMRAVTGKPIKLVGTGEKVDALEDFHPSRVANRILGMGDIVGLVERAAETVDADKAQALAQRLAKGNFDLSDMRMQLQQMEKMGGLGGVMGMLPGMKQMQGQLANSGVNDKMMKRQIAIIDSMTAAERKNPDLLKNSRKKRIAAGSGTTPEAINKLLKMHRGMADMMKAMSKQKGGMLGKLGQMFGIGGGGMGGLPGGLDPSKMDPAQLAELQKQMSAGGGMPGLPPGGFPGLPKGVTPPAGMMPKLPGLGSGLPGLGGNNPFGGKKK, translated from the coding sequence ATGTTCGGCACTTTGAGCGACAGGCTATCGGGCATCCTCTCGGGTCTCACCCGCAGGGGTTCGCTGACCGAGGAGGACGTCAACGCCGCGCTGCGCGAGGTGCGCAAGGCGTTGCTCGAGGCCGACGTCGCGCTCGAGGTCGTGCGCTCCTTCACCGAGAAGGTGCGTGAGCGGGCCGTCGGCGCGGAAGTGCTGAAATCGGTCACACCCGGCCAGCAGGTCATCAAGATCGTCAATGACGCGCTGATCGACATGCTCGGCGGCGAGGGCGAGGGCATCACGCTCGATGCCGTGCCGCCGGTGCCGATCCTGATGGTGGGTCTGCAAGGCTCCGGTAAAACCACCTCCACGGCGAAGATCGCCAAGCGCCTGACCGACCGCAACAAGAAGCGCGTCCTGATGGCCTCGCTCGATACGCGGCGACCGGCCGCGATGGAGCAGCTCGCCATCCTGGGCAAGCAGGTCGGCGTCGAGACCTTGCCGATCGTGGCCGGCCAGAGCGCCGTGCAGATCGCGCGTCGCGCGATCGAGGCCGGCAAGCTCGGCGGCTACGACGTCGTCATGCTCGATACCGCCGGCCGCGTTACGCTCGACGATACGCTGATGGCGGAAGTCGCCGAGGTGAAGGCCGCGACGAACCCGCATGAAGTGCTGCTCGTTGCCGACGCGCTGACCGGCCAGGACGCCGTCAACACGGCGCGCGCTTTTGACGCGCGCGTCGGCCTCACCGGCATCGTCCTGACCCGTATGGATGGCGACGGCCGCGGCGGCGCGGCGCTCTCGATGCGCGCCGTCACCGGCAAGCCGATCAAGCTCGTCGGTACCGGCGAAAAGGTCGATGCGCTCGAGGATTTCCATCCCTCGCGTGTCGCCAATCGTATCCTCGGCATGGGCGACATCGTCGGCCTGGTCGAGCGCGCGGCCGAGACGGTCGATGCCGACAAGGCCCAGGCGCTGGCGCAGCGTCTCGCCAAGGGTAATTTCGACCTCTCCGACATGCGCATGCAATTGCAGCAGATGGAGAAGATGGGCGGCCTTGGCGGCGTGATGGGCATGCTGCCCGGCATGAAGCAGATGCAGGGCCAGCTCGCCAACTCCGGCGTGAACGACAAGATGATGAAGCGCCAGATCGCCATCATCGATTCCATGACGGCGGCCGAGCGCAAGAATCCCGATCTGCTCAAGAACAGTCGCAAGAAGCGCATCGCGGCAGGCTCTGGCACCACGCCGGAGGCGATCAACAAGCTGCTCAAGATGCATCGCGGCATGGCCGACATGATGAAGGCGATGAGCAAGCAGAAGGGCGGCATGCTCGGCAAGCTCGGCCAGATGTTCGGGATTGGTGGTGGCGGCATGGGCGGACTGCCGGGCGGGCTCGACCCGTCGAAGATGGACCCTGCCCAGCTTGCCGAACTGCAGAAGCAGATGAGCGCCGGCGGCGGCATGCCGGGCCTTCCGCCGGGCGGTTTTCCGGGGCTGCCCAAGGGCGTCACCCCGCCTGCCGGCATGATGCCGAAGCTGCCGGGGCTCGGCAGCGGTCTGCCTGGGCTTGGGGGCAACAATCCCTTCGGAGGGAAGAAGAAATGA
- the trmD gene encoding tRNA (guanosine(37)-N1)-methyltransferase TrmD: MAFRASILTLYPEMFPGPLGVSLAGEGLRKGLWSLETHQIRDHGIGRHRNVDDNPAGGGAGMVLRCDVLAAAIDAAVPADDTRPRLLMSPRGRRLDQGLVREWVAGEGVVIVCGRFEGVDERVIEGRDLTEISVGDYILSGGEMAALLLLDACVRLIPGVMGKELSGQDESFENGLLEYPHYTRPREWEGRGLPEALLSGDHARIARWRREQAETITRERRPDLIGKV, translated from the coding sequence ATGGCTTTTCGCGCCTCTATCCTGACGCTTTATCCCGAGATGTTTCCCGGCCCGCTTGGCGTCTCGCTGGCGGGCGAGGGATTGCGCAAGGGCCTGTGGTCGCTGGAGACACACCAAATCCGCGACCATGGCATCGGCCGCCATCGCAATGTCGACGACAACCCGGCCGGTGGCGGGGCCGGCATGGTGCTGCGCTGCGACGTGCTGGCTGCGGCGATCGATGCGGCGGTTCCCGCTGACGACACACGTCCGCGCCTGCTGATGTCGCCGCGCGGCCGCAGGCTCGATCAGGGGCTGGTGCGGGAATGGGTGGCGGGCGAAGGCGTCGTCATCGTCTGCGGTCGTTTTGAGGGCGTCGACGAACGCGTCATCGAGGGGCGGGACCTGACCGAGATCTCCGTCGGCGACTATATCCTGTCGGGCGGTGAAATGGCGGCGCTGCTGCTGCTCGACGCTTGCGTGCGCCTGATCCCCGGCGTGATGGGCAAGGAATTGTCGGGCCAGGACGAAAGCTTCGAGAACGGCCTGCTCGAATACCCGCACTATACGCGCCCGCGCGAATGGGAGGGCAGGGGCCTGCCCGAGGCGCTGCTTTCGGGCGATCATGCCCGTATCGCCAGATGGCGGCGCGAACAGGCGGAGACGATCACGCGCGAACGGCGGCCGGATCTGATCGGCAAGGTCTGA
- the rpsP gene encoding 30S ribosomal protein S16 — translation MSLKIRLTRGGAKKRPYYRIVVADARSPRDGRFIEKIGSYDPMKAKDSAERVVLDLEKAKEWLAKGAQPTDRVLRFLDAAGLAKRPARNNPNKALPGEKAKERAEKNAAKSAAPAEAEA, via the coding sequence ATGTCCCTCAAGATCCGCCTGACCCGTGGCGGCGCCAAGAAGCGCCCGTACTACCGCATCGTCGTCGCCGACGCCCGCTCGCCGCGCGATGGCCGCTTCATCGAGAAGATCGGCTCCTATGACCCGATGAAGGCCAAGGATTCGGCCGAGCGCGTCGTGCTCGATCTTGAGAAGGCCAAGGAGTGGCTCGCCAAGGGCGCCCAGCCGACCGACCGTGTGCTGCGTTTCCTCGACGCCGCCGGCCTCGCCAAGCGTCCGGCGCGCAACAACCCGAACAAGGCTCTTCCCGGCGAGAAGGCCAAGGAGCGCGCCGAGAAGAACGCCGCCAAGAGCGCTGCCCCGGCTGAAGCCGAGGCGTGA
- a CDS encoding tripartite tricarboxylate transporter substrate binding protein produces MSLTRRSALGLLAGTVSVPSFLAPSIVRAQSFPARPISLVVPYPAGGPTDAIARFVAQEMSTSIGQNVLVDNRAGASGAVGTRAVAHGAGDGYTIIFGNNQTHGNNMFLLKEPGYDAVKDFAPLCGVGAFEHAFVVRNDLPAKTIAELIALAKADPGKLNYGSTGVGSGSHLAMELFMQRTGIKMTHVPFRGAAPLVQEIVGGRIDIANSTLPSVLEQINAGTMRALALASPERNPRAKDIPTLREQGVSNADADSWAAFFAPAATPAPILDQLSKAVMAAIAKPAITEAILKLGFTLKVRGPDAFRPYHLQEIATWKQIIADAGVKPE; encoded by the coding sequence ATGTCACTGACCCGCCGCTCCGCGCTCGGCCTGCTGGCCGGGACCGTCTCTGTGCCGTCGTTCCTGGCGCCGTCGATCGTCCGGGCACAGAGCTTCCCGGCCAGGCCGATCAGCCTCGTCGTGCCTTATCCGGCGGGTGGCCCCACTGACGCCATCGCCCGCTTCGTGGCGCAGGAGATGTCGACTTCGATCGGCCAGAACGTGCTGGTCGACAACCGCGCCGGCGCCTCGGGCGCGGTCGGGACGCGTGCCGTCGCCCATGGCGCCGGCGACGGCTACACCATCATCTTCGGCAACAACCAGACGCATGGCAACAACATGTTCCTGCTGAAGGAGCCGGGCTATGACGCGGTCAAGGATTTTGCTCCGCTTTGCGGCGTCGGCGCCTTTGAGCACGCCTTCGTCGTTCGCAACGACCTGCCTGCAAAGACCATCGCGGAGCTGATCGCGCTGGCCAAGGCCGATCCGGGCAAGCTGAACTACGGCTCGACCGGCGTCGGCTCCGGATCGCATCTTGCGATGGAGCTGTTCATGCAGCGCACCGGCATCAAGATGACGCACGTGCCCTTCCGAGGCGCGGCTCCCCTGGTGCAGGAGATCGTCGGCGGGCGCATCGACATCGCCAATTCGACGCTGCCGAGCGTGCTTGAACAGATCAACGCCGGCACGATGCGCGCGCTTGCCCTGGCGAGCCCCGAGCGCAACCCGCGCGCCAAGGACATCCCGACCTTGCGCGAACAGGGCGTGAGCAATGCCGACGCCGATAGCTGGGCGGCGTTCTTCGCCCCAGCAGCGACGCCTGCCCCGATTCTCGACCAGCTTTCCAAGGCGGTGATGGCCGCGATCGCCAAGCCCGCAATCACCGAGGCGATCCTGAAGCTCGGCTTTACGCTGAAAGTCCGCGGCCCCGACGCCTTCAGGCCCTATCATCTCCAGGAGATCGCGACCTGGAAGCAGATCATCGCCGATGCCGGCGTGAAGCCGGAATGA
- a CDS encoding DMT family protein, which yields MPAISTAHILPIVMLIGSNVFMTFAWYGHLSYKSTAIWLAILASWMIALPEYMLAVPANRIGSAVYSAAQLKTMQEVITLSVFALFSIFWLKEDLSWNHAIGFALIAAGAFFIFQGKAA from the coding sequence ATGCCCGCAATCTCCACCGCGCATATCCTGCCGATCGTCATGCTGATCGGGTCCAATGTCTTCATGACCTTCGCCTGGTACGGGCATCTCAGCTACAAGAGCACGGCGATCTGGCTGGCGATCCTGGCGAGTTGGATGATCGCGCTGCCGGAATACATGCTGGCCGTACCGGCCAACCGCATCGGCTCGGCCGTCTATTCCGCCGCCCAGCTCAAGACGATGCAGGAGGTGATCACACTCAGCGTCTTCGCGCTGTTCTCGATCTTCTGGCTGAAGGAGGATCTGAGCTGGAACCATGCCATCGGCTTCGCGCTGATTGCCGCCGGAGCCTTCTTCATCTTTCAGGGCAAGGCCGCATGA
- a CDS encoding crotonase/enoyl-CoA hydratase family protein, which translates to MTIRIERAGKVATVIHSRPEARNAMDPESAEALTKAFLELDAESSVSAIVFWGEGGAFCAGWDLKYAQAFTDPARFNAEIVEGLAFPADGAKPPRGPMGPSRLEMSKPLIAAIEGPAVAGGMELALWCDVRVMAEDAYFGVYCRRWGIPLIDGGTVRLPRLVGQGRALEIIMTGRKVEAQEALRIGLCEQTVPRGQARAAAEAMAQQIVRFPQGAMLADRRSAIAGHGLPVREALAREWVGGVATIATEGATGAGRFASGKGRGGDFGDI; encoded by the coding sequence ATGACCATCCGCATCGAACGCGCAGGCAAGGTCGCGACCGTGATCCACAGCCGGCCCGAGGCGCGCAATGCCATGGATCCAGAGAGCGCCGAAGCCTTGACCAAGGCATTTCTTGAACTCGACGCGGAGTCTTCCGTCTCCGCGATCGTGTTCTGGGGTGAGGGCGGGGCTTTTTGCGCCGGCTGGGATTTGAAATATGCGCAGGCCTTTACCGACCCGGCGCGGTTCAACGCCGAGATCGTCGAGGGGCTCGCCTTTCCCGCTGACGGAGCCAAGCCGCCACGCGGCCCGATGGGGCCGTCGCGGCTGGAGATGAGCAAGCCGTTGATCGCAGCGATCGAGGGGCCGGCAGTGGCGGGCGGGATGGAGCTTGCACTCTGGTGCGATGTCCGTGTGATGGCGGAGGACGCCTATTTCGGGGTCTATTGTCGGCGCTGGGGCATCCCGCTGATCGATGGCGGCACGGTACGGCTGCCGCGGCTTGTCGGGCAAGGCCGCGCGCTGGAGATCATCATGACTGGCCGCAAGGTGGAGGCGCAGGAGGCGCTGCGGATTGGGCTGTGCGAGCAGACCGTACCGCGTGGGCAGGCGCGTGCCGCCGCCGAAGCGATGGCGCAGCAGATCGTGCGCTTTCCGCAAGGCGCGATGCTCGCCGACCGCCGCAGTGCGATCGCCGGCCATGGTCTGCCCGTGCGCGAGGCTCTGGCGCGGGAATGGGTTGGTGGTGTCGCGACGATTGCGACGGAGGGCGCGACCGGCGCGGGACGGTTCGCCAGCGGCAAGGGGCGCGGCGGCGATTTCGGGGATATTTGA
- the rimM gene encoding ribosome maturation factor RimM (Essential for efficient processing of 16S rRNA): MAADTGLVLLGVIGAAHGIKGEVRIKAFTGDPLAIAEYGPLSDEAGRRFEIADIRPAKEVVVARLKGVTSREAAESLAGVKLFVARDKLPLVEDEDEFLQADLIGCAVVGPDGAMLGTVTFVANYGAGDLLDIATPDGRSVLMPFTKAFAPRIDVTARRIEAEPPEGLFEVDDDK; encoded by the coding sequence ATGGCCGCTGACACCGGTCTCGTTCTGCTCGGGGTCATCGGCGCAGCCCATGGCATCAAGGGCGAGGTCCGGATCAAGGCCTTTACCGGCGATCCGCTGGCGATCGCCGAATACGGCCCGCTCAGCGATGAGGCGGGCCGGCGTTTCGAGATCGCCGATATCCGCCCGGCCAAGGAGGTGGTCGTCGCCCGGCTCAAGGGCGTGACCAGCCGCGAGGCGGCCGAGAGCCTGGCCGGGGTGAAGCTCTTCGTCGCCCGCGACAAGCTCCCACTGGTCGAGGACGAGGACGAATTCCTGCAGGCCGATCTGATTGGTTGCGCAGTGGTAGGCCCCGACGGTGCGATGCTCGGCACCGTCACGTTCGTCGCCAATTACGGCGCCGGCGATCTGCTCGACATCGCGACGCCCGATGGCCGCTCGGTGTTGATGCCCTTCACCAAGGCTTTCGCGCCGCGTATCGACGTCACGGCCCGGCGTATCGAGGCCGAGCCGCCCGAGGGCTTGTTCGAGGTCGACGATGACAAGTAA
- a CDS encoding DUF6502 family protein: MTFVPPRSAPESAALQGPLARLLRPLVRLCIRSGTTFPALAQLLRELYVNVAEHDFGLPGKEQTDSRVSLLTGIHRKEVSRLRGAGAPVATVPASVSRTSSIVSRWLADPAFSAPDGKPLPLARLAGDAEPSFEALVASVTRDVRPRAVLDEWLDSGLVSLDGEGRVVLAEAAFIPRGDDERKLYYFGRNLHDHVAAAVSNVLAAEPPFLERAVHYDGLSPELARKLEQRARVLALEALQTANREAHAACLTDPGGSARWNFGVYVYGEATGPDAGGPK; encoded by the coding sequence ATGACATTCGTGCCGCCGCGTTCCGCCCCGGAATCCGCCGCGCTGCAGGGGCCGCTCGCGCGCCTGCTGCGGCCATTGGTGCGATTATGCATTCGCAGCGGCACGACCTTTCCGGCGCTGGCCCAGCTCCTGCGCGAGCTTTACGTCAATGTGGCCGAGCATGATTTCGGCCTGCCGGGCAAGGAACAGACGGATAGCCGCGTCAGCCTGCTGACGGGCATTCACCGCAAGGAGGTCAGCCGGCTGCGCGGCGCCGGGGCACCGGTGGCGACCGTGCCGGCCTCGGTCTCGCGGACCTCGTCGATCGTCTCGCGTTGGCTGGCCGATCCGGCCTTCAGCGCGCCTGACGGCAAGCCATTGCCGCTGGCGCGCCTGGCGGGCGATGCCGAGCCCTCCTTCGAGGCTCTGGTCGCTTCGGTGACGCGCGATGTCCGGCCGCGCGCGGTGCTCGACGAATGGCTCGACAGCGGCCTCGTCAGCCTCGACGGCGAGGGGCGGGTCGTGCTCGCCGAGGCGGCCTTCATCCCGCGTGGGGACGATGAGCGGAAGCTTTATTATTTCGGCCGGAACCTGCACGATCATGTCGCCGCGGCGGTCTCCAACGTGCTTGCCGCCGAACCACCCTTCCTGGAGCGCGCCGTGCACTATGACGGTCTCTCGCCGGAGCTTGCCCGCAAGCTCGAGCAGCGCGCTCGGGTGCTTGCCCTGGAGGCTCTGCAGACGGCCAATCGGGAGGCCCATGCTGCCTGCCTGACGGATCCGGGCGGCTCGGCGCGCTGGAATTTCGGCGTCTATGTCTATGGCGAGGCGACCGGCCCGGATGCCGGCGGGCCGAAATGA
- a CDS encoding PQQ-dependent sugar dehydrogenase, translating into MHRPVLALALAAALTLPLPAQAQQRFPSSAGELLVETVASGLEHPWGLAFLPDGRMLVTERPGRLRIVASDGALSRPLTGLPNVAGRGQGGLLDVVLDPKFAENRLIYFSFSEPRVGGNGTSVARGRLNANGTGLENVAVIFRQMPAINSTLHFGSRLVFDRTGALFVTVGDRYSERDQAQNPENHLGKIIRIRPEGGTPADNPKKPGWQPEIWSIGHRNVQGAALHPQTGQLWTAEHGARGGDEVNTPKAGLNYGWPVITYGVDYSGAKIGEGTAKPGMEQPLFYWDPSIAPSGAAFYTGGVWPAWKNSLFVGALAGQMLIRLSTSGETVSGEERLLTTLGERIRDVRQGPDGYLYLLSDDDKGKVLRVRPAL; encoded by the coding sequence ATGCATCGACCCGTCCTCGCTTTGGCGCTCGCGGCCGCGCTGACCTTGCCTCTCCCGGCTCAGGCCCAGCAGCGCTTTCCCTCGAGCGCGGGCGAGCTTCTGGTCGAGACCGTGGCGAGCGGGCTGGAGCATCCCTGGGGCCTCGCCTTCCTGCCCGATGGCCGCATGCTGGTGACGGAGCGCCCGGGCCGGTTGCGGATCGTCGCCAGTGACGGCGCGCTCTCGCGGCCGTTGACCGGCCTGCCCAATGTCGCAGGCCGAGGCCAGGGCGGCCTGCTCGACGTAGTGCTCGATCCGAAATTCGCCGAGAACCGGCTGATCTATTTCTCCTTCTCCGAGCCCCGCGTCGGCGGCAACGGCACGAGCGTGGCGCGCGGCCGGCTCAATGCCAACGGCACGGGGCTGGAGAACGTCGCAGTCATCTTCCGGCAGATGCCAGCGATCAACAGCACCTTGCATTTCGGATCACGGCTCGTCTTCGACCGCACGGGCGCACTCTTCGTCACGGTCGGGGATCGCTACAGCGAGCGCGACCAGGCCCAGAACCCGGAGAACCATCTCGGCAAGATCATCCGTATCCGTCCCGAAGGCGGCACGCCCGCCGATAACCCGAAGAAGCCGGGCTGGCAGCCGGAGATCTGGTCGATAGGCCACCGGAATGTGCAGGGTGCAGCTCTCCATCCACAGACAGGCCAGCTCTGGACCGCCGAGCACGGTGCGCGCGGCGGCGACGAGGTCAACACGCCCAAGGCCGGGCTGAACTATGGTTGGCCGGTCATCACCTATGGCGTCGACTATTCCGGCGCCAAGATCGGCGAGGGCACGGCCAAGCCCGGCATGGAGCAGCCGCTGTTCTACTGGGATCCGTCGATCGCGCCCTCGGGAGCAGCCTTCTACACCGGCGGCGTCTGGCCGGCCTGGAAGAATTCGCTCTTCGTCGGGGCGCTCGCCGGCCAGATGCTGATCCGGCTTTCAACCAGCGGCGAGACGGTCAGCGGCGAGGAGCGGCTGCTGACCACGCTGGGCGAGCGCATCCGCGATGTCCGCCAGGGCCCCGACGGCTATCTCTATCTGCTCAGCGACGATGACAAAGGGAAAGTGCTGAGGGTGCGCCCGGCTCTGTGA
- a CDS encoding HAD family phosphatase produces MTSNGLVRALIFDMDGTIVDNMRFHEDAWEHLHVTHGLPFDRDSFFSHTAGMAVGEIIGPLFPNATPAEIEAMGKEKELFYRRNYGPHVVAMPGLLDLMARADAAGVPMAVATAAPPGNIDIVLDTLGLRSRFATIIAPSQGFRGKPNPDLFLGAAERMKVAPEACVVFEDAPNGVEAARRADMRAVAILSMLGAKDFAGFDNVIASAKDFTALDGLPALRFA; encoded by the coding sequence ATGACAAGTAACGGTCTCGTTCGCGCCCTGATCTTCGACATGGACGGCACCATCGTCGACAATATGCGCTTCCATGAGGATGCCTGGGAGCATCTGCATGTGACGCATGGATTGCCCTTCGACCGCGACAGCTTCTTTTCGCACACCGCCGGCATGGCGGTCGGCGAGATCATCGGCCCACTCTTTCCCAATGCCACTCCGGCCGAGATCGAGGCGATGGGCAAGGAGAAGGAACTCTTCTACCGGCGGAATTACGGCCCGCATGTCGTAGCCATGCCCGGCCTTCTCGACCTGATGGCGCGGGCCGATGCGGCTGGCGTGCCGATGGCTGTCGCCACGGCGGCTCCGCCCGGGAATATCGACATCGTGCTCGACACGCTGGGCCTGCGCTCGCGCTTCGCCACCATCATCGCGCCGTCCCAGGGTTTTCGCGGCAAGCCGAATCCGGATCTGTTTCTGGGGGCTGCCGAACGCATGAAGGTCGCGCCCGAAGCTTGCGTCGTCTTCGAGGATGCGCCCAACGGCGTCGAGGCCGCGCGCCGCGCCGACATGCGCGCGGTCGCGATCCTGAGCATGCTCGGCGCCAAGGATTTCGCCGGCTTCGACAACGTCATCGCCAGCGCCAAGGATTTTACGGCGCTGGACGGGCTGCCCGCGCTGCGCTTTGCTTGA
- a CDS encoding rhodanese-like domain-containing protein yields the protein MKRGERRPQAAARPLSRRYLLAALASMALAKTARAQSSGTLSAREAYDGVTAGALLIIDIRTPDEWTDTGVPQGALRLDAESAGFEVRLAGIRLDHPGKRIALIDRSGGLAASIQAKLAGRGWRDLVMVRSGMLGPEGWLSEKLPVVP from the coding sequence ATGAAAAGAGGCGAGCGCCGGCCGCAGGCTGCCGCTCGCCCTTTGTCCCGCCGCTATCTACTGGCGGCGCTTGCTTCCATGGCGCTGGCGAAAACCGCCCGCGCGCAAAGCTCGGGCACGCTGTCGGCCCGCGAGGCCTACGACGGCGTCACGGCCGGCGCGCTGCTCATCATCGACATCCGCACACCCGACGAATGGACCGACACCGGCGTCCCGCAGGGTGCGCTCCGCCTCGACGCCGAGTCGGCCGGCTTCGAGGTCCGGCTCGCAGGCATACGCCTCGACCATCCCGGCAAACGCATCGCCTTGATCGACCGCAGCGGCGGGCTGGCAGCCAGCATTCAGGCGAAACTCGCCGGCCGCGGCTGGCGCGACCTCGTCATGGTCCGCAGCGGCATGCTGGGGCCGGAAGGCTGGCTGTCGGAGAAGCTGCCGGTCGTACCGTAG